The following are encoded together in the Triticum dicoccoides isolate Atlit2015 ecotype Zavitan chromosome 6B, WEW_v2.0, whole genome shotgun sequence genome:
- the LOC119321193 gene encoding very-long-chain aldehyde decarbonylase GL1-4: MATRPGPLTEWPWQRMGNFKYLVMAPVVVHGAYRVMNKGWGDIDLAYSLILPSLALRMIHNQIWISLSRYQTARSKHRIVDRGIEFDQVDRERGWDDQIVFNGLLFYVGYLAMPSVRRFPLWRTDGAVATALLHAGPVEFLYYWFHRALHHHFLYSRYHSHHHASIVTEPITSVIHPFGEHIVYFTLFAIPMLSTVYMGNGSALVFVLYIVYIDFMNNMGHCNFELVPKWMFQVFPPLKYLMYTPSFHSLHHTQFRTNYSLFMPFYDYIYSTMDKASDELYENSLKGTEETPDLVHLTHMTNLQSAYHLRVGFASIASKPSDNSEWYMWTLWPLAWLSMVVAWIYGSSAFVVERIKLKKMKMQTWVVPRYNFQYGLTWDRESINDLIEKAILDADVRGVKVLSLGLLNQAKQLNGNGELFRQKYPKLGVRIVDGSGLAIGVVLKSIPSDAKQVFLHTGTCKIARAVAMALCGKGIQVIMNRKKEYDMLKSQMPENRASYLKCSSNDITKIWLVERIDDKEQRMAPKGTVFVPISQFPLKKVRKDCTYLSTPAMKIPDTMQNIHSCENWLPRRVMSAWHIAGILHVLEGWSEHECGDHMMDSEKAWSAAIRHGFIPLTKA; the protein is encoded by the exons GCGTACCGGGTGATGAACAAGGGGTGGGGCGACATCGACCTGGCCTACTCGCTGATCCTGCCGTCCCTGGCGCTGCGGATGATCCACAACCAGATCTGGATCAGCCTGTCCCGCTACCAGACCGCGCGCAGCAAGCACCGCATCGTCGACCGCGGCATCGAGTTCGACCAGGTGGACCGCGAGCGCGGGTGGGACGACCAGATCGTCTTCAACGGGCTGCTCTTCTACGTGGGGTACCTGGCGATGCCGAGCGTGCGGAGGTTCCCGCTGTGGCGGACGGACGGGGCGGTGGCGACGGCGCTGCTGCACGCGGGGCCCGTGGAGTTCCTCTACTACTGGTTCCACCGCGCGCTGCACCACCACTTCCTCTACTCGCGCTACCACTCCCACCACCACGCCTCCATCGTCACCGAGCCCATCACCT CTGTCATCCATCCTTTTGGCGAACACATCGTCTATTTCACGCTCTTTGCAATCCCGATGTTGTCCACAGTTTACATGGGAAATGGCTCCGCCCTTGTATTTGTGTTGTATATCGTTTACATCGACTTCATGAACAACATGGGGCACTGTAATTTTGAGTTGGTGCCAAAATGGATGTTCCAAGTCTTTCCTCCTCTCAAGTACCTCATGTACACCCCATC GTTTCATTCTCTTCACCACACACAGTTCCGCACAAACTATTCACTGTTCATGCCATTTTATGACTACATATACAGCACTATGGACAAGGCATCTGACGAGCTGTATGAGAACTCACTGAAAGGAACAGAGGAGACACCTGACCTTGTTCATCTCACACATATGACTAACTTGCAATCGGCTTATCATCTAAGGGTTGGATTCGCCTCCATAGCATCCAAACCATCCGATAACTCGGAGTGGTATATGTGGACGCTGTGGCCCTTGGCATGGCTGTCAATGGTTGTAGCATGGATTTATGGGTCATCTGCATTCGTGGTCGAGAGAATCaaactgaagaagatgaagatgcaaACATGGGTTGTACCGAGATACAACTTCCAA TATGGTCTGACATGGGATAGAGAATCGATCAATGACTTAATTGAAAAGGCGATATTGGATGCTGATGTAAGAGGGGTTAAGGTGCTCAGTCTAGGGCTACTAAATCAG GCAAAACAGCTCAATGGGAATGGTGAACTATTTAGACAAAAATACCCAAAATTAGGAGTTCGAATTGTTGATGGAAGTGGCTTAGCAATTGGAGTTGTCCTAAAAAGCATCCCTTCAGATGCAAAGCAAGTTTTTCTTCATACAGGGACTTGTAAGATAGCCCGTGCCGTTGCTATGGCTTTATGTGGCAAGGGCATCCAG GTGATCATGAATCGTAAGAAAGAGTATGACATGCTCAAGTCACAGATGCCAGAGAACAGAGCAAGCTACTTGAAGTGCTCCAGCAATGACATAACCAAG ATTTGGCTAGTAGAGAGGATCGACGACAAAGAACAGAGGATGGCACCAAAAGGAACAGTGTTCGTTCCAATATCGCAGTTCCCCCTTAAGAAAGTCCGCAAGGACTGCACTTACTTGAGCACTCCGGCGATGAAGATCCCGGACACTATGCAGAACATCCACTCCTGCGAG AACTGGTTGCCGAGAAGGGTGATGAGCGCGTGGCATATCGCCGGAATACTTCATGTCCTGGAAGGGTGGAGCGAGCACGAGTGCGGTGACCACATGATGGACTCTGAGAAGGCATGGTCGGCTGCTATCAGGCACGGCTTCATCCCTCTCACCAAAGCTTGA